The Nonlabens spongiae genome contains a region encoding:
- a CDS encoding DUF5053 domain-containing protein produces the protein MATESISNKTSLRTSINDILLDVSWAQISKKYFGKSRSWLNQKINGVNSNGGQSEITEQEREQLKSALQDLAARINNCADAI, from the coding sequence ATGGCTACTGAATCAATATCAAACAAAACGTCGCTTCGTACAAGCATCAATGACATCCTTTTAGATGTCTCATGGGCCCAAATCTCAAAAAAATACTTTGGAAAATCGCGTTCTTGGCTCAACCAAAAGATTAACGGTGTAAACAGTAATGGTGGTCAATCTGAGATCACGGAACAAGAACGTGAACAACTCAAAAGCGCTCTTCAAGATCTCGCCGCAAGGATAAATAATTGCGCTGACGCGATATAG
- a CDS encoding GIY-YIG nuclease family protein translates to MQFHTVYILKCNDGKFYTGCSSNFEQRLEAHQNGEVSFTKTRLPVTVVQLSQFIDKKKAYDFERYLKSGSGIAFRNKRLV, encoded by the coding sequence ATGCAGTTCCACACGGTTTACATCTTAAAATGCAACGACGGGAAATTTTACACGGGTTGTAGTTCTAATTTTGAACAACGTCTCGAGGCTCATCAAAACGGAGAAGTTTCATTTACAAAAACTCGACTTCCTGTAACCGTTGTCCAACTAAGCCAATTTATAGACAAAAAGAAAGCTTACGATTTTGAACGGTATCTGAAATCAGGCTCAGGGATTGCATTTAGGAATAAGCGGTTAGTTTGA
- a CDS encoding FMN-binding glutamate synthase family protein, with translation MEAALEFLGAIAWYWYVLLFILIVALLDIFNKNHTILRNFPVVGHFRYWLESIGPELRQYIVANNREELPFNRIERGWIYASAKNENNYEGFGTDRDIHAHQYIFVNNAMIPYKVENDHVTKNAPDFVPCAKVIGSHRKRPYRPASVINISAMSYGSLSAKAVDAMNQGAKKVNAYHNTGEGGLSPYHKRGADVVFHIGTGYFGVRDENGNFSMEKLKKLVTDHPQVRAIELKLSQGAKPGKGGVLPASKISKEISEIRGVPMGEDVLSPPTHSAFDGIEGMVDFIEAMADATGLPVGIKAAIGKTDQWEQLADLMAETGKGPDYITVDGGEGGTGAAPPSFADHVALPWTHGFTALYKVFAARNLTQKVTFIASGKLGFPANAAMAFAMGADVINVAREAMISIGCIQAKACHNNTCPTGIATMNPWLQRGIVVPEKAERLASYFKKFNKELLEITHAAGHEHPCQFDMQDIDMSLGDQNLTQTLEYVFKYQKTPVDFKGMQSVMDCQHLGGNH, from the coding sequence ATGGAAGCCGCTCTGGAGTTTTTAGGCGCTATTGCGTGGTATTGGTACGTGTTGCTCTTTATATTAATTGTCGCCCTGCTTGACATTTTTAATAAGAACCACACCATCCTAAGAAATTTTCCCGTAGTTGGTCATTTTAGATACTGGCTGGAAAGCATCGGGCCGGAATTGCGTCAGTATATAGTGGCAAACAATCGAGAGGAGCTTCCTTTTAATCGTATCGAGCGCGGCTGGATCTATGCCAGTGCCAAAAATGAAAACAATTACGAGGGCTTCGGAACCGATCGTGACATTCACGCCCATCAGTACATTTTTGTGAACAATGCCATGATTCCCTATAAAGTGGAAAATGATCATGTGACTAAAAACGCACCCGACTTTGTGCCTTGTGCCAAGGTTATAGGTTCCCACAGAAAGCGACCTTACCGTCCAGCGAGTGTGATCAATATCTCGGCGATGAGTTATGGTAGCCTTTCGGCGAAAGCGGTAGATGCGATGAACCAAGGTGCCAAGAAAGTCAATGCCTACCACAATACTGGCGAGGGTGGCTTGTCCCCTTACCACAAGCGAGGTGCTGACGTTGTGTTTCATATCGGTACGGGATATTTTGGAGTACGCGATGAAAATGGGAATTTCTCCATGGAGAAGCTTAAAAAACTAGTTACTGATCACCCACAGGTGAGAGCTATTGAGTTGAAACTGTCCCAAGGAGCAAAACCTGGAAAAGGCGGTGTTCTTCCAGCTTCTAAAATCAGTAAGGAGATCAGTGAGATACGAGGCGTTCCCATGGGTGAAGATGTACTCTCCCCTCCTACCCACAGCGCCTTTGATGGTATCGAGGGAATGGTAGATTTTATTGAAGCCATGGCAGATGCCACAGGACTACCCGTAGGAATCAAAGCCGCCATCGGTAAAACAGATCAATGGGAACAACTCGCAGACCTTATGGCTGAAACTGGAAAAGGACCGGATTATATTACCGTAGATGGCGGTGAGGGAGGTACCGGAGCCGCGCCGCCCAGCTTTGCAGATCACGTAGCATTACCGTGGACGCACGGTTTTACCGCACTTTATAAAGTATTTGCAGCGCGCAACCTGACTCAAAAAGTCACCTTCATCGCGAGCGGTAAACTAGGCTTTCCAGCAAATGCTGCAATGGCTTTTGCCATGGGCGCTGATGTGATCAATGTTGCCAGAGAAGCCATGATTTCCATAGGCTGTATTCAGGCAAAAGCCTGTCATAATAACACCTGCCCTACGGGTATCGCCACCATGAATCCGTGGTTACAACGTGGTATCGTAGTACCAGAAAAAGCAGAACGCCTCGCCAGCTATTTCAAGAAGTTCAATAAAGAATTGCTGGAAATCACACACGCCGCAGGTCACGAGCACCCCTGCCAATTTGATATGCAAGATATCGACATGAGTCTGGGCGATCAAAACCTTACCCAAACGCTGGAATACGTATTTAAATATCAGAAAACACCTGTCGATTTTAAAGGCATGCAATCCGTGATGGACTGCCAGCATTTAGGAGGAAATCACTGA
- a CDS encoding Eco57I restriction-modification methylase domain-containing protein, which translates to MALFQTSVLKSHLAQLDVDTVDKSYKKFQKYFHNTTIQENIRANKEEQFQAKFLDELFVNILGYTLSPKPDFNLTTEFKNVTDSKKADGAILNDGKAVAVIELKGTKTKDLESIRQQAFGYKNNQPDCVYVITSNFEKLRFYINDATEFEEFDLFSLSRKRFHLLYLCLYKDNVLNDVPLKIKEQSLAEEEAITKKFYKDYSLFKRELYRDLIKRNSKTVKAKLADLNESRSPGASAPRSLSEVEMLSDHGVEVGDPDSNRDEDLKRLEKNVKLTLFKKSQKLIDRFLFIFFAEDRLLLPSNSTLQILNKWKDDVDFGDERPLYGLFKQYFTFLDTGRKGTPRRAEIYAYNGGLFKPDAILDALEIDNDLLYKHTLQLSNYDFASQVDVNILGHIFENSLNEIESVNAEIEGDTFDKQTSKRKKDGVFYTPKYITKYIVENTVGKLCTEKKEELGFAEEEYFKGRKNRQEKTLKRLIQILDDYREWLLSLTICDPACGSGAFLNQALDFLIKEHEYIDELKTKLLGGGFTFPDIENTILENNIYGVDLNEESVEIAKLSLWLRTAQPRRKLNDLSSNIKCGNSLIDSKKVAGDKAFKWEEEFPQVFRAKPKSVYHITTALHDSRTSHRMKKYKVRENREAGTNPYPNVIYFTPEDDLVITEAIKDVIKEKNLDVLAYNICADHIHLLLYCELEEIPEIIQFIKGRSSYALGKRNNLKGLKPLEISTPLGNDKPAGSQKNKPLWSQKYSAPKEVTTQEQLDNTLKYIRNNRLKHELPEHSDELKQIINEMCTTLEEAQEKGGEPSRASARWGEPSVASAKGGGFDVVIGNPPYVRPRYQNEKETIWYLKNFKVAENQFDLYHLFIEKAQYLKNHKGIVSFILPNAFLANKNSQHLRDFLLTHANIWEISECGDKVFEDASVDVLIYVFGFEPRKSEFKRLKEKEFRLINNFDQNNFKNNDGLNFTVTLNSNQIIIFQKIKRNSIALSNVSNTMGGIKEYQIGKGTPPQVRKDKDSRKFNANYKLDETYVKQIRGKHVSPFLLKWDGNYISYGIWLAEPRNPDYFSGERIFIRQIPGVNRLYCCFSNEDFVVDQSAYIVKAKTSHSSNFRSLECLLNSRLMFWYYQNQNNEFDRLFPKIKSGEIKMLPIIESIFCDKARTLSESMHLLKRNHFDNIEKFKGYISKILSIKINRKLENWHELEFGEFIKELNKAIAKENRRCRKDGVEELPKLTKKDEFEWMELFEENKKKAVELQQQITTTEKEIDQMVYELYGLTQEEIEIVENS; encoded by the coding sequence TGGATGTTGACACCGTAGATAAATCATACAAGAAATTCCAGAAATATTTTCATAACACTACTATCCAGGAAAATATCAGGGCCAATAAAGAGGAGCAATTCCAAGCCAAGTTCCTCGATGAGCTCTTTGTCAATATTTTGGGCTACACGTTAAGTCCCAAACCGGATTTTAATCTGACCACGGAATTTAAGAACGTGACCGATTCCAAAAAGGCAGACGGCGCGATTCTCAACGATGGTAAAGCGGTTGCGGTGATCGAACTCAAGGGAACCAAAACCAAGGACCTGGAGAGCATACGCCAGCAGGCTTTTGGCTACAAGAACAACCAGCCGGACTGTGTTTACGTTATCACGTCCAACTTTGAGAAGCTGCGTTTTTACATCAATGATGCTACGGAGTTTGAGGAGTTTGATCTGTTCTCGCTTTCGCGAAAGCGGTTCCACCTACTGTATCTATGCCTGTATAAGGATAACGTGCTCAACGATGTACCGCTCAAGATCAAGGAACAGTCGCTGGCAGAGGAGGAGGCGATTACCAAAAAGTTCTACAAGGATTACTCGCTGTTCAAGCGGGAGTTGTACCGCGACCTAATAAAGCGTAATTCCAAAACGGTAAAGGCTAAGCTTGCAGATTTGAACGAAAGCCGATCACCAGGCGCTTCGGCTCCGAGGTCATTGAGCGAAGTCGAAATGCTCAGCGACCACGGAGTCGAAGTGGGCGATCCCGATAGCAATCGGGACGAGGATTTAAAACGCCTGGAGAAAAATGTAAAGCTCACGTTATTCAAGAAATCTCAAAAACTGATCGACCGGTTCCTGTTCATCTTTTTTGCGGAAGACCGATTGCTATTGCCCTCTAATTCCACCTTGCAGATCCTGAACAAGTGGAAGGATGATGTGGATTTCGGCGACGAGCGGCCACTGTACGGTTTGTTCAAGCAATATTTTACGTTTCTTGACACGGGTAGAAAGGGAACGCCGCGACGTGCAGAAATTTACGCCTACAATGGCGGCCTGTTCAAACCCGATGCGATTCTCGACGCGCTGGAAATAGACAATGACCTGTTATACAAACACACCTTGCAGCTGTCCAATTATGATTTTGCCAGTCAGGTAGATGTCAATATTTTGGGCCACATCTTTGAGAACTCGCTTAATGAGATCGAGAGCGTGAATGCCGAGATTGAAGGCGATACTTTTGACAAACAGACCAGTAAACGCAAGAAAGACGGCGTTTTCTACACGCCTAAATACATTACCAAATACATCGTGGAAAACACGGTGGGCAAGCTATGTACCGAGAAGAAGGAAGAACTGGGCTTTGCCGAGGAGGAATATTTCAAAGGTCGTAAGAACCGGCAGGAGAAAACGCTTAAGCGACTGATCCAGATTTTGGACGATTACCGCGAGTGGCTGCTGTCGCTCACGATTTGTGATCCCGCCTGTGGTAGTGGGGCCTTTTTGAATCAGGCATTGGACTTTTTGATCAAGGAACACGAGTACATTGATGAATTAAAAACCAAGCTGCTGGGCGGTGGCTTTACCTTTCCCGATATCGAGAATACCATTCTTGAGAACAACATCTACGGTGTGGACCTGAATGAGGAAAGTGTGGAGATTGCCAAACTATCGCTGTGGCTACGCACGGCGCAGCCGCGCCGCAAACTCAACGATTTGAGCAGCAACATTAAGTGCGGTAACAGCCTGATCGATAGTAAAAAGGTAGCTGGCGATAAAGCTTTCAAGTGGGAAGAGGAGTTTCCGCAGGTTTTTAGGGCCAAGCCTAAGAGCGTTTATCACATTACCACTGCGCTCCACGATAGCCGTACTTCACACCGCATGAAAAAATATAAGGTGCGGGAAAATCGTGAGGCAGGAACAAATCCATATCCCAATGTGATCTATTTCACTCCAGAAGATGATCTGGTTATCACAGAGGCGATTAAGGATGTGATAAAAGAAAAGAATCTGGATGTTTTGGCCTATAACATCTGTGCAGATCATATCCATTTATTGCTGTATTGTGAACTGGAGGAAATTCCTGAGATCATACAGTTTATAAAGGGTAGGAGTAGTTATGCATTAGGAAAGCGTAATAATCTCAAGGGGCTTAAGCCCCTTGAGATTAGTACACCTTTAGGTAATGATAAGCCCGCTGGAAGTCAGAAAAACAAACCGCTCTGGTCTCAAAAATACAGCGCTCCTAAAGAGGTCACCACACAGGAACAGCTGGACAATACCTTAAAATACATACGAAACAACCGCTTAAAACACGAGCTGCCTGAACATAGTGACGAGCTCAAACAGATCATCAACGAGATGTGCACTACGCTAGAGGAAGCGCAGGAAAAAGGTGGTGAGCCTTCCAGAGCTTCAGCAAGATGGGGCGAGCCTTCCGTAGCTTCAGCGAAGGGAGGAGGATTTGATGTGGTGATTGGGAATCCGCCTTATGTACGACCTAGATATCAAAATGAAAAGGAAACTATCTGGTATCTGAAAAATTTCAAAGTTGCTGAAAACCAATTTGATTTATATCATTTATTTATAGAAAAGGCTCAATACTTAAAAAATCACAAAGGGATTGTTTCTTTTATTCTACCTAATGCTTTTTTAGCTAATAAAAACTCGCAACATCTGAGAGATTTTCTTTTAACTCACGCTAACATTTGGGAAATTTCAGAATGTGGAGATAAGGTTTTTGAAGATGCATCCGTTGATGTTTTAATTTATGTTTTTGGTTTTGAGCCACGTAAATCTGAATTTAAAAGGCTTAAAGAGAAGGAGTTTAGATTGATAAATAACTTTGATCAAAATAACTTTAAAAATAATGATGGCTTGAATTTTACGGTAACGTTGAATTCTAATCAAATAATAATCTTCCAGAAAATTAAGAGAAATTCGATTGCATTATCAAATGTGTCGAATACCATGGGTGGGATTAAAGAATATCAAATTGGAAAAGGTACACCGCCACAAGTCAGAAAGGACAAAGATTCGAGAAAATTCAATGCTAATTATAAGCTTGATGAGACTTATGTTAAACAAATACGAGGGAAACATGTTAGTCCTTTTTTATTGAAATGGGATGGCAACTATATTTCATACGGCATTTGGCTCGCAGAGCCTAGAAATCCAGATTATTTTTCTGGTGAACGAATATTTATTAGACAAATACCAGGTGTAAACAGATTGTATTGCTGCTTTTCCAATGAAGATTTTGTTGTAGATCAGTCAGCGTATATCGTTAAAGCCAAAACTTCTCATTCTTCTAATTTCAGATCTTTAGAATGTTTATTAAATTCTAGACTCATGTTTTGGTACTATCAAAATCAGAATAATGAATTTGATCGTTTATTTCCAAAAATTAAGTCAGGTGAAATTAAAATGTTACCTATAATCGAAAGTATATTCTGTGATAAAGCCAGAACTTTGAGCGAATCTATGCATTTGTTAAAACGAAACCACTTCGATAATATAGAAAAGTTCAAAGGCTATATCTCTAAAATATTATCGATCAAAATCAATCGCAAACTAGAAAACTGGCACGAGTTGGAGTTCGGCGAATTTATCAAGGAATTGAACAAAGCCATTGCCAAGGAAAACCGCCGGTGTCGCAAAGATGGCGTAGAAGAATTGCCCAAACTCACTAAAAAAGATGAGTTTGAGTGGATGGAGCTTTTTGAAGAAAACAAGAAAAAAGCCGTTGAGCTGCAACAGCAAATCACCACCACTGAGAAGGAAATCGACCAGATGGTTTATGAGCTGTATGGCTTGACGCAGGAGGAGATTGAGATTGTGGAGAATAGTTGA